tccgagtacgctcccatgttctccttgaatttatcaagatgagcatcaaggatatggactttgagggacatcctacagcccattgtgccgtagttcttcaccagagtctcaaccagctccacgttTTTgaccttgtgattgcccaggaagccccaaaccactgcgacaaagctgttccaagccgctttctccttactagtgagcttcttggggaattcattgcactccaggatcttctttatctgtggtccaacgaagacaccggctttgacctttgcctcagacagcttagggaagaagtcttgaaggtacttgaaggctgccgactccttatctagagctctgacaaattgtttcataaggccaaatttgatgtgcagtggtggcatcagcaccttccgggggtccaccagtggctcccacttgacgttgttcctccccacagagaactcagtccgctgtggccagtcccgcctgtggtagtgcgccttggtgtccctgctgtcccaaaggcaaagatagcagggaaacttggtaaaactgccttggagactcATCAGGAacgccaccattttgaagtctcctatgacctttttgccatctcagaaaaatgcagatatgtatccacttaggcagctggaactaaactgaactgatgggcttaaggcccctgtatttatactactatttatattactggaaagttctagaagttactccaagtttactcagcactgaatctatctggaatgttctggaaaataggtacatttcaaaatatcactgtcctggtcacaaaagcaaagtttgtggggaataataaccattttctatacttttgaggcataagcaattaggaaataatacttactacccaggaacaaaaaaaaataaaaaatttgttacacagtgatcCATTtccgggatttttttttttgtacaatgaacAGAATTATTGAAACTATTGGTATTTTAACTCTTTGTGGAATAAACAATTCAGAATAACcaaatgaaatgtaattttgAACTCTCCTTCTTCATGGACTCATAGTACAAAACAAGGACATTTTCATCAATTTTATTCTTTTCCCAGCTAAGGACATGATCAATCCAAGAACCACACACAACTGCAAAAGAaagatacagtacattattatataATCCAAATATAAGACAGAATTGTGAATGACAACATTTATATGTGTTTCACAATATAATATATTACTACAGTAGTATAAAAGATGAACTTCACCTTCTCCTTTCAAGAACATTTCTAAAAAGGTGGACCACTTCTCAATCTTGGGCAGATTGGGGTTCTGCTTGTAATAATGGTACAATGAAACAGCGGTGTCCTTAGGATTTCTGATCACATAAATCAtctgtaaagaaatacaaaacaatctaACTATTTTGAAGTTCTAATATGAACAGTGATACATTAGAAAAATACATTCTTAACATACAGTAACTATTCTctgctttgttatttttgtttttgtaatataattCAAACCTAATGACTATAACTTTTCAAAGTTCACCTTGCATTTTTTCGTTTTGAACTGCACTGGGATCATTTCATAGTTGAGGTGTGTTGGGATGAGCCTCTTGTTGGGGAGGTTTCTCAGCTCATCGAACTTGGAGAGATCTCCGAACTCCAGAGGTGATGTCAGTGTCACTTTGCTAACCCCATTGTCTTCATTGTGGCTGTGGTACAGATTCCTCATAATCTCTGTAAGCCAGTGCGTGCCTAGGAAGAGTTTCAAAACACACATCAGTCAAGTAGTCTGTGTATACTGATCTACCCATTTCTGATAGACCAACTTTTAATAGTTATTAAAGTACATGGGaagatataaaataatattctgaAATGTGTCTTACCTGATTTTGGATAGGAAACTAATAACACGTCGTCTTCTCTGGCTTCAAAGGTGTCCAGGGACTGAAGGAGCTCCTTTGATACTCTTGTAGAAAATGGAATACCATTGAAGGTGTGAATGAGCTCAGTCTGCTCTGTCATGTTGTGATGAATGTTCTGATGTTTCCAGAATAAGCTTAACTCTTACGTTACCTGGTACCAGAAGAAAGTGGTGTTATCAACACTACAGTAAAGATGATGAGGCACAATGGAAAACATTTGGAAATAAAAGctctgttttaaataataatttaaaaatacaacataaaatGTTTTAGGGGTTAGGATAGGACAAGAATAAActcaatacattttaatttaatttacagtttgcaTTCCTAAATTGCTGTGTAACTAAACATGCAAAACAATTAACTTTAACACAAAGCCTACTACTTACTATTGCTACAAGCTGTGCCAACATAATCATGACACTTCTGATATAGTATATATAGATTCTCATATCCTCGGTCATAAATGAAGACAGATTGCTTTGCACGTCACAGCATCTGAGTCATCCAAACTTTAATCAGAAATATCAGTAACAGTTTGGTGTTTTTATTGGCTCGACTGTGAAAAGGTTTATGAATATACATGATAATAAAATGTTtgctttgtcatttttatttacatgTCCTTGACCATAGGTCAGTGTAATTGATAATTAATAATACCAGGTCTCATGTGAACTTCATAAACCTTAATACTGGTCACATTCCTTAATATAGTATTACGATTTGTCTTGAGCATGCCAGTGAGATCTACTCACTGGTTAGACCAGGACTTCCCAACCATGGTCCTGGAGACCCCAtatgtcttttgtttttcattcctactgagctctcaattacttaactaaacccttaattgaactaataatttgcttaattagacattttttacttgtttttagctcttaaacagttgtagatttcaagttagctataacattttataagtaacttgaaatctgcaactttttaggagctaaaaactaaaaaggttgaataaagcaaattattagttcaattaagggtctagttaagtaactgagagctcagttggaatgaaaaccagaagacacatgagctccccaggaccagggttgggaaccactgggtAGACCAAGGGTTGCCAAAGTTGGTCTTTCCAAGCCTGGTCTAAATTGTGTAATTGAGCCAATTATACTTCCAGCCAGACCTTTTAAGTAggtaattatatcattttacctgttaaacctggggtGGTTAATTGCTCCAatgtacagtaggcctacatGCCTCCCACATGATTTTAGTTTGTTGTGAAAATCCTGTTCTTTTGACAGCCTGGCTTGCCTGCGATTTCtgattacaatttaaataagtgCTTCACAATGTAAGGTATCCAAGGTCTGAGGAATTTGTCCTCAGAccttagatttagatttgtttagAAAACATATGTGATACATTGTTCTATCAATACAGCCAAAATTCAAGAATGACAAATAGACAAAAAAGACACCTTGTAACAAATGTATAAGATAAGTTTAAACTGCTAAACTGATCACAAGCCATGCATAACTCATGGATATGTTTGTCTCAACCcaacaaattgttctaaattaaactgttcattaattattaatgcttacttttttgtatattaactgattgattgattaatttattgattGAGTAATTCATTTATTACTAAAACGTCTATAATTCCAaattcagttgtttttttaaggctTTTGGACAAATTATTTAATTTCATGATCTATTTCCTGGCTTTCCACTGCTTTGATTTCTTAATATAGACCTTGTTCTGTCACAAAgtttacaattctgtttttttgttttttttttgtaatagctTATGAAATATTGATTTAAGTAGTTTATTACATTATGCAAAATCCCTGGAAATGAAGTAATAAAACATTCAAAGTT
The sequence above is a segment of the Acipenser ruthenus chromosome 7, fAciRut3.2 maternal haplotype, whole genome shotgun sequence genome. Coding sequences within it:
- the LOC117414638 gene encoding sulfotransferase 6B1-like; its protein translation is MTEQTELIHTFNGIPFSTRVSKELLQSLDTFEAREDDVLLVSYPKSGTHWLTEIMRNLYHSHNEDNGVSKVTLTSPLEFGDLSKFDELRNLPNKRLIPTHLNYEMIPVQFKTKKCKMIYVIRNPKDTAVSLYHYYKQNPNLPKIEKWSTFLEMFLKGEVVCGSWIDHVLSWEKNKIDENVLVLYYESMKKESSKLHFIWLF